The DNA window CGGACGGTGTTGGCGTTTCACGGGGCCTATCACGGAATGACGCACGGCACGCTGGGACTGACGGGGCATCTGGCGCCGAAGGAGGCTCTGAGCGGATTAATGGCCGACGTGCACTTTCTGCCCTTTCCCTACGACTATCGGTGTCCCTTCGGTGTCGGCGGGGACAAGGGGCTGCGCCTCTCCTCGGCCTACATCGAACGGCTCTTGGACGATCCCAACAGCGGAATCGTGGAGCCGGCGGCCATGATCTTGGAAGTCGTCCAAGGAGAAGGGGGAGTCATCCCAGCCGCGGTCTCGTGGCTCCAGGAGATCCGCCGCATCACCGCACAACGGGGGATTCCTTTGATCATCGACGAGGTGCAGACGGGACTCGGGCGAACCGGTCGCCTGTTTGCCTTCGAGCATGCCGGCATCGTGCCCGATGTCGTGGTGTTGTCGAAAGCCGTCGGAGGCGGGTTGCCGCTCAGCGTGGTGGTCTATCGTCCCGAATGGGATCGGTGGACCGCCGGGGCGCATGCCGGCACGTTTAGGGGCAATCAACTCGCCATGGCGACGGGCCAGGCCACCATGGAATTCATCGTGGCCGAACGGATCGACGAACATGCGGCTCGTATGGGGGAGCGACTTTTCGGATTGCTCAGACGGATTCAGGCCGAGACCCGCAGTCTCGGCGATGTGCGGGGACGCGGGCTTATGCTGGGCGTGGAAATCGTAGACCGGGATGAGCCGACGGACTTGCCGGGCTGTCACCCCTCTGCGCCGGGGATCGCATCGGCCATCCAGCACGAAGCTCTGCGTCGAGGACTGATTCTCGAGTTGGGCGGGCGTCATAACAGCGTGGTCCGCTTTCTGCCGCCCCTGATCGTGACGGCAGAGCAGATCGATACGATTGCCGCAATCTTCGCCGATGCCGTGAGGGCCGCGGAGCAGCAACAGGAGGCATGA is part of the Fimbriimonadaceae bacterium genome and encodes:
- a CDS encoding diaminobutyrate--2-oxoglutarate transaminase, which translates into the protein MSVHVDEMWEALPTGCVSPRELSPDNPYLERQAARESNARSYPRRLPVALSKGKGLYVQDTDGRSYIDCLACAGALALGHNHPVVVDAINRMLRDGLPFQTLDLTTPVKDRFVSTLFDCLPAAFAEGAKIQFCGPSGADAVEAAIKLVKIARGRRTVLAFHGAYHGMTHGTLGLTGHLAPKEALSGLMADVHFLPFPYDYRCPFGVGGDKGLRLSSAYIERLLDDPNSGIVEPAAMILEVVQGEGGVIPAAVSWLQEIRRITAQRGIPLIIDEVQTGLGRTGRLFAFEHAGIVPDVVVLSKAVGGGLPLSVVVYRPEWDRWTAGAHAGTFRGNQLAMATGQATMEFIVAERIDEHAARMGERLFGLLRRIQAETRSLGDVRGRGLMLGVEIVDRDEPTDLPGCHPSAPGIASAIQHEALRRGLILELGGRHNSVVRFLPPLIVTAEQIDTIAAIFADAVRAAEQQQEA